A DNA window from Spirochaeta cellobiosiphila DSM 17781 contains the following coding sequences:
- a CDS encoding Ig-like domain-containing protein, with protein MRKMIVPIIAICFVSIMSCDLFNMMNSEYLEVTDWSPKQTSITDNSNIDIYVGFSKAPKKTITEEAFSLTYDGIEVPGRKIWKDDKTLRYNLYHPLEDGRDYILKVSTNAEDKDGNSLKQDFSFRFSTKISQNRPKVLGINPSPFSTVNDSLSPITISFDKSMNYTSVIDSFSISPSVSGYFTWDKNQQIFTFNPKEEYKYQEEYTVTLASSLEDKDKWNIGYDFTSSFNVGIDTIYPQISAVSDSTNSFFMRLENEEDDEFTVTRDWEVNRDIYIQFTKSMDRNKTKNSLVIEPQTAYDITWDHNTNGDVMIIEWKEPLKYGTIYTMRITNSALDIYNNSLVKTAVYNFESNGHSSIPPELIKLVYIKEPMTNPFREEVLYNKNTPSENKVDFIFSNKDEINDGSPLKVCFDFYFSLADDAYINLFSFMENFAVLPQDSALTFTPTKVIAQTDTTVPDFGGSISPILTDSNGTYIIARVYGNIDDSDIDVGMVDFKVYKDFEDTLGNKMSEDWYWQVFDKDE; from the coding sequence ATGAGAAAAATGATAGTCCCTATTATAGCTATCTGCTTTGTTTCTATTATGTCATGTGATCTTTTTAACATGATGAACTCTGAATACTTGGAAGTAACCGATTGGTCTCCTAAGCAAACTAGTATTACTGATAATTCTAACATTGATATATATGTAGGTTTTTCAAAAGCACCAAAGAAAACTATAACAGAAGAAGCGTTTTCACTAACTTATGATGGAATAGAAGTTCCAGGAAGAAAGATTTGGAAAGATGATAAGACACTAAGGTACAACTTATATCATCCTTTAGAGGATGGAAGAGATTATATTTTGAAGGTATCTACAAATGCAGAGGATAAGGACGGGAATTCATTAAAACAGGACTTCTCTTTTAGGTTTAGTACAAAAATTTCACAAAATAGACCTAAAGTGTTAGGAATAAATCCGAGTCCATTTTCAACTGTTAATGATTCATTATCTCCGATAACAATAAGCTTTGACAAAAGTATGAATTATACAAGTGTGATAGACAGTTTTAGTATATCACCCAGTGTAAGCGGGTATTTTACTTGGGATAAAAACCAACAAATTTTCACCTTTAACCCAAAGGAAGAATATAAATATCAAGAAGAATATACTGTGACTTTAGCCTCTTCTTTGGAAGATAAAGATAAATGGAATATCGGTTATGATTTTACATCATCATTCAATGTTGGGATTGACACTATTTATCCTCAGATAAGTGCGGTATCGGATTCAACTAACTCTTTCTTTATGCGGCTAGAGAATGAAGAGGATGACGAATTTACAGTTACAAGAGATTGGGAAGTAAATCGGGACATATATATTCAATTCACAAAGTCAATGGATCGGAACAAAACCAAAAATTCTTTAGTAATAGAGCCACAGACCGCGTATGATATCACTTGGGATCATAATACCAATGGCGATGTCATGATAATAGAATGGAAAGAGCCTTTAAAGTATGGAACTATTTACACTATGAGAATAACAAATTCTGCCCTTGATATTTACAATAATAGTCTAGTCAAAACAGCTGTTTATAATTTTGAATCTAATGGTCATTCTTCTATACCTCCAGAACTGATAAAACTGGTTTATATCAAAGAACCGATGACTAATCCTTTTAGAGAAGAAGTACTTTACAATAAAAATACCCCTTCAGAGAATAAAGTTGATTTTATATTCAGTAATAAAGATGAGATTAATGATGGTTCACCATTAAAAGTCTGTTTTGATTTTTATTTTTCCTTAGCAGATGATGCATACATTAATTTGTTCTCTTTTATGGAAAATTTTGCAGTATTACCACAAGATAGCGCATTAACATTTACACCAACTAAAGTAATTGCACAAACAGATACTACAGTACCAGATTTTGGAGGAAGTATATCACCTATACTCACAGACTCAAATGGTACTTATATAATTGCTAGGGTTTATGGCAATATTGATGATTCGGATATTGATGTTGGGATGGTTGACTTCAAGGTGTATAAAGATTTTGAAGATACACTTGGTAATAAAATGTCTGAAGATTGGTACTGGCAGGTGTTTGACAAAGATGAATAG
- a CDS encoding tetratricopeptide repeat protein, with protein MISKKKWIFILAISSLVFIVLGTILLLSSPQVKQEDISHYFEAKKSYTIGDLSGSIKTLEVLNKKSPHFYQAKFLLGKCYYMTDQYEKSEKILTKLMKDNPSYLEAGVWLSRTYIQLNQIDEAQKEAENLLSYNSDDPRLLGLMGNILEKKGDLHKAIDYYQRATLYEEELAKNRLYLSQIYSRLGVYDKSLSELKKAKSLLENDSPLNKPIKVLQNKLTSVLESE; from the coding sequence ATGATCTCAAAAAAAAAATGGATATTCATACTAGCAATTAGTTCACTTGTATTTATAGTCTTGGGAACAATCCTGTTATTATCTTCTCCTCAAGTAAAACAAGAAGATATAAGTCATTACTTTGAAGCAAAGAAAAGCTATACGATAGGTGATTTATCAGGTTCTATTAAAACGTTGGAAGTACTTAATAAAAAAAGCCCCCATTTCTATCAAGCAAAGTTTCTTTTGGGCAAATGTTACTATATGACAGACCAGTATGAGAAATCAGAAAAAATTTTAACCAAACTAATGAAGGATAATCCTTCCTATTTGGAAGCAGGAGTTTGGTTATCTAGAACTTATATCCAATTAAATCAGATTGATGAGGCTCAAAAGGAAGCAGAGAACCTATTATCATATAATTCCGATGACCCTAGACTTCTAGGTCTGATGGGGAATATTCTAGAGAAAAAAGGAGATCTGCATAAAGCCATCGATTATTATCAAAGAGCCACATTGTATGAAGAAGAATTAGCTAAAAACAGATTATATCTTAGTCAGATATATTCACGACTAGGTGTTTATGATAAATCCTTATCAGAGTTAAAAAAAGCGAAGTCATTACTTGAGAATGATAGTCCCTTAAATAAACCAATAAAAGTTCTTCAAAATAAATTAACTTCAGTTCTGGAGAGTGAATAG
- a CDS encoding Ig-like domain-containing protein — protein sequence MKSINYLLFFSFLILQSCNIIDLTELNVSYYPSERDQIIKEDSTLWVSFSEEVNKDDAEELLQLVGPNGIIEGDFYWTNTKLNFKPYQSLITGYRYNFKYQGELETSSGLNFSVNSDIPFYAGTNESLPVLIDYSPFSGAITNVYEPIKFKFSKAMNTKLFEEYFSVNPSSELDFSWDDDKTTVTISPNKKWTNLSLLEWKLPTKITDSTGEPLPIEYSDNFLIQLDTTSPELMYIVPSILNTTGQYSALTNLSLEDVENSNDIYIEFDEGIDFSSLSSAFSITPDMDGHIKQLSNSKFVYIKGNDFEPDKEYSITIEKGMTDLSGNKIPADLNFTFKPNIPPIVIEDISIIYKGGNISISDAQFNSTKLIQMPASFTYFGSNEKDYALQFVITINTSYLEEEILAKQNLIQTIGCELTFPQSQSYSSPYLYNSNWNASGNSITLEFRGFAIATNDEPIYYKFNMASGSSSSANKSGSYLLDDVYFYFNAQGMNP from the coding sequence TTGAAATCAATTAATTATCTATTGTTCTTCTCTTTTCTTATTTTACAATCCTGTAATATAATTGATCTAACAGAATTAAATGTATCTTATTATCCTTCGGAAAGAGATCAGATTATTAAGGAAGATAGTACTCTATGGGTATCTTTTTCAGAAGAAGTTAACAAGGATGACGCAGAAGAATTATTACAACTTGTGGGACCAAACGGTATCATTGAAGGTGATTTTTATTGGACAAACACTAAACTCAATTTCAAACCTTATCAAAGTTTAATTACTGGATATAGATACAATTTTAAGTATCAAGGGGAACTAGAGACCTCTTCAGGCCTTAATTTTTCTGTTAATTCCGATATTCCATTCTATGCAGGGACAAATGAATCATTACCTGTTTTAATAGACTATTCCCCTTTTTCCGGTGCAATAACTAACGTTTATGAACCAATAAAATTTAAGTTTAGTAAAGCAATGAACACTAAATTGTTTGAAGAATATTTTTCTGTAAACCCATCTTCTGAATTAGACTTTTCATGGGATGATGATAAGACAACAGTAACTATTAGTCCCAATAAAAAATGGACAAATTTAAGTTTACTTGAATGGAAACTTCCAACAAAAATTACAGATTCTACTGGGGAACCATTACCAATAGAATATAGTGATAATTTCTTAATCCAGTTAGATACAACCTCTCCAGAACTTATGTATATAGTGCCATCAATACTCAACACGACGGGACAATATTCTGCACTAACCAATTTATCACTTGAAGATGTTGAGAATAGTAATGATATTTATATTGAGTTTGATGAGGGCATAGATTTTTCTAGTCTCTCATCTGCTTTTTCTATAACCCCCGATATGGATGGACATATTAAACAACTTTCGAATTCCAAGTTTGTCTACATTAAAGGGAATGATTTTGAGCCAGACAAAGAATATTCAATTACAATAGAAAAAGGTATGACAGATTTATCTGGCAACAAAATACCTGCAGATCTAAACTTTACTTTTAAACCTAATATACCTCCCATCGTTATAGAGGATATAAGTATTATTTACAAAGGTGGGAATATATCTATATCTGATGCACAATTCAATTCAACAAAATTAATCCAGATGCCAGCATCTTTTACATATTTTGGGTCAAACGAAAAAGACTATGCGTTGCAATTCGTTATAACTATTAACACTAGCTATTTAGAAGAGGAAATCTTAGCAAAACAAAACCTTATACAAACAATAGGCTGCGAGTTAACATTTCCTCAAAGTCAGAGTTATTCATCTCCATATCTTTACAATAGTAATTGGAATGCATCTGGGAACAGTATAACTCTAGAGTTTAGAGGTTTTGCTATCGCTACTAATGATGAGCCTATTTACTATAAATTTAATATGGCAAGCGGAAGTAGTTCATCTGCAAATAAATCAGGTTCTTATCTTTTAGATGACGTGTACTTTTATTTCAATGCACAGGGAATGAACCCATGA
- a CDS encoding TolC family protein yields the protein MKRPIGLVCLIFISVSLFPLEVTLDESEAMALNNSQELKNQQSSMEISHFSYQLGIRNFFPQFSFTYSNSRQTRYNSTDSDSIQLGVNIDQPIFDGGRTLIQRELTGIQLNLQSANLEKQRDSIRNSVWQLYHQVYITRQKLDLQRELYKISEEQLDITQKKYDIGSITEIDLVESKIEVQSLEIDIVATENQYHSLLSQLNSLLGLPVETELVLFSSIDTEYTGISLSIDDKDYYYNIALSRNLDIKSARVETTQAKAQYDIATRSLIPTISLEGGVNFSGEQFPLQTPSYNAKLNIQFPFKAVPVTTSVAFSSTPKVEYSSSNSYSVTPLSDMSFLVDKKSAAIQLTSSMQKEQDTQNNLIFNIEEQLKDLKQKRSSIILNRKALSLQKQKQDILAVKYKLGEVKELDLLKSNIDYYNQEIAIWQSILELILSERAFEQLLGLGLGELSNLGVQK from the coding sequence ATGAAAAGGCCCATAGGGCTTGTATGTCTCATATTCATATCGGTTAGTCTTTTCCCTCTAGAAGTTACACTGGATGAATCTGAGGCAATGGCTCTCAATAACTCACAAGAACTAAAGAATCAGCAAAGTTCAATGGAGATCTCCCATTTTTCATATCAATTGGGTATTAGAAATTTTTTCCCACAATTCTCATTTACCTATAGTAATAGTAGACAGACTCGGTACAACTCAACGGATTCTGACAGTATTCAACTAGGCGTAAACATAGATCAACCAATCTTTGATGGAGGAAGAACCCTAATCCAACGTGAATTAACAGGGATTCAGCTAAATTTACAATCAGCCAATTTAGAAAAGCAAAGAGATTCCATTAGAAATAGTGTATGGCAGCTATACCATCAGGTATATATAACACGACAAAAGTTAGACTTACAAAGAGAGTTATATAAAATTAGTGAAGAACAACTTGATATAACACAAAAAAAATATGATATCGGTAGTATTACAGAAATTGATCTCGTTGAATCTAAAATTGAAGTACAAAGCCTAGAGATAGATATTGTAGCAACAGAAAACCAATATCATAGTTTACTATCCCAACTGAATAGCCTATTAGGTCTACCAGTAGAAACGGAATTGGTTTTATTTTCATCAATTGATACTGAATATACAGGGATATCTCTTAGTATTGATGATAAAGACTATTACTACAATATTGCATTATCCCGGAATTTAGATATCAAAAGTGCACGAGTCGAAACCACCCAAGCAAAAGCACAATATGATATAGCTACACGATCCCTAATTCCTACAATTTCACTAGAAGGTGGTGTGAATTTCTCCGGAGAACAATTCCCCTTACAAACTCCTTCCTATAATGCAAAATTAAATATTCAATTTCCATTTAAAGCCGTTCCTGTTACTACTAGTGTAGCTTTTAGTTCAACCCCAAAGGTCGAATATTCTTCAAGTAATAGTTACTCAGTAACGCCATTAAGCGATATGAGCTTTTTAGTTGATAAGAAATCAGCAGCTATTCAACTTACCTCATCAATGCAAAAGGAACAGGATACTCAAAATAACCTTATTTTTAATATTGAAGAACAGTTAAAGGACCTTAAACAAAAAAGGTCATCCATAATTCTGAATAGAAAAGCTTTATCCTTACAAAAACAAAAACAGGATATTTTGGCTGTAAAATATAAACTTGGTGAAGTTAAAGAGCTTGATTTACTTAAAAGTAATATTGATTACTATAATCAAGAGATTGCAATATGGCAAAGCATACTAGAACTTATCTTAAGTGAAAGGGCTTTTGAGCAATTGTTGGGCTTAGGATTAGGAGAATTATCAAATTTGGGAGTTCAAAAATGA
- a CDS encoding efflux RND transporter permease subunit — MNSLITLSIKRPIATIMFFLAIFILSLWAMNQMSIDFLPEIEVPKLTVVTSYGGLPAKEVRELITIPLEDSFSSLKGIKHINSISRDGLTIIELEFHWGTDMVLAGVETREVIDLAYLTLPDDASKPQVLPVDPNDRPVISIGIFPKDGDLALARRIAEREIKTRLQKSTGVGTIQISGGLIEQIHISIDQDFLMAKGLTLTDISQALASTNISYPAGVINEGAIEYIVKTDGKAKTINDIKNYYIQSQNDSNPIQIKELGSVKTAYDEQHSVFMSDYSEGVLLSIRKQSGTSPIVMSKSVRTELENLKRSYGNILEFNIIEDTSLLVKESITNLVYSAVVGALFAFIILLLFLRNLPNSLLLIISLPISISWAIFLLAMTGRGLNIMSLGGLAMGIGMLVDNAIVVMERLSDLENKNTDNIIYSTTSLANSLVGSTITSLVVFIPVLFLPGVLGTLFSDLAFSVIFSLSASLVVAITLIPVLFKLWGKTGAPTKRNSTKSYVWQKIFKISFRKPIFTIVFVIILFISGGILSTTLPIEFLPSLNSGTASVKLEMPPGTSIDYMKDIGKDFMRQVKNIDYITSFSFEIGGETNDPYYLSNKEASTEIITGVITYNKNKTTFKKIRDSITQSILLNQGKLLISEPTDLLSSIIGIDSGREIWLATGESPEEARKKAENYILKHKNWQILPADKKTRITLYPDRELLAKNNLSVSTLSQFIGASLFGSIQSSFYSEGRDVDIKVQLDEKNRDSIQKLRNFSIFNQEGIRYKLEDLIQLKEENSLPYLTRFDRQDVSEILFAEKTTKEQKESLYNLNFISAGQSLINENISTIILVFSISLLLLYLTLGAQFESFILPIILLLTLPLGFTGIAFSLFIGRASINLNSILGILVLMGISVNNSILLYETFIARFKESNNILQSIYIGTKSRIRPIMMTMLTTTLALLPMVIDPAGTNTQSSMALAIIGGLLISTLLSLIVIPQVFYRYENRKNS; from the coding sequence ATGAATAGTTTAATCACATTAAGCATAAAAAGACCAATAGCAACTATAATGTTTTTTCTAGCAATATTTATCTTGAGTCTTTGGGCTATGAACCAAATGTCAATTGATTTTTTGCCAGAAATTGAAGTCCCCAAATTAACCGTAGTTACAAGTTACGGAGGTCTTCCAGCAAAAGAAGTAAGAGAATTAATTACAATACCATTAGAAGATTCTTTTTCTTCCTTAAAGGGAATCAAACATATTAATTCAATTTCACGTGATGGATTAACAATTATAGAGCTTGAGTTCCATTGGGGTACAGATATGGTTCTGGCTGGTGTTGAGACAAGGGAAGTTATTGATTTGGCCTATTTGACCTTACCTGATGATGCCTCAAAACCACAAGTACTTCCTGTTGATCCCAATGATAGGCCTGTAATCTCTATTGGTATTTTCCCCAAAGATGGGGATTTAGCATTAGCACGAAGAATCGCTGAGAGAGAAATCAAAACAAGATTACAAAAAAGTACTGGAGTTGGAACAATACAAATATCTGGTGGATTAATTGAACAAATTCATATATCGATTGATCAAGATTTTTTAATGGCAAAAGGCTTAACACTAACGGATATATCACAGGCATTAGCCTCTACGAATATTAGTTATCCTGCAGGTGTGATCAATGAGGGAGCAATTGAGTATATAGTAAAAACTGATGGTAAAGCAAAAACTATTAATGATATTAAAAACTACTATATACAATCTCAAAATGATTCAAATCCAATACAAATCAAAGAACTTGGTTCTGTAAAAACAGCATATGATGAACAACATTCTGTTTTTATGAGTGACTATTCAGAGGGAGTTTTACTATCTATAAGAAAACAATCTGGAACAAGTCCTATTGTAATGTCAAAATCGGTCAGAACGGAGTTAGAAAACTTAAAACGATCATACGGAAATATATTAGAATTTAATATTATTGAAGATACCTCTCTGCTCGTAAAAGAATCAATAACAAATTTGGTATATTCCGCTGTTGTTGGAGCATTATTTGCCTTTATAATTTTATTACTCTTTTTAAGAAACTTACCTAATAGTCTATTATTAATTATTAGCTTACCTATTTCTATATCATGGGCAATTTTTCTATTAGCAATGACTGGTCGTGGTTTAAATATAATGAGTTTAGGCGGACTCGCCATGGGTATTGGTATGTTAGTTGATAATGCTATTGTAGTAATGGAAAGATTATCAGATCTTGAGAACAAAAACACGGACAATATTATATATTCAACAACATCCTTAGCAAATTCTTTGGTTGGGTCAACAATAACAAGTCTGGTAGTATTTATTCCTGTGTTATTTTTACCTGGGGTCTTAGGTACTTTGTTTTCAGATTTAGCCTTCTCTGTAATATTTTCATTAAGTGCCTCTTTAGTTGTCGCAATAACCTTAATTCCTGTCCTATTTAAATTGTGGGGTAAAACTGGAGCCCCTACAAAGAGAAATTCAACAAAGTCATATGTTTGGCAAAAAATATTTAAGATATCTTTTCGAAAACCCATATTTACCATAGTTTTCGTAATAATATTATTCATCAGTGGAGGTATCTTATCCACAACGCTACCTATTGAGTTTTTACCAAGTCTGAATTCAGGTACTGCATCTGTAAAATTAGAAATGCCACCTGGTACATCCATCGATTATATGAAAGATATTGGCAAGGATTTCATGAGGCAAGTTAAGAATATCGATTATATTACTAGTTTTAGTTTTGAAATTGGCGGGGAAACAAACGATCCATATTACTTATCCAATAAGGAAGCAAGTACAGAGATAATAACTGGAGTCATTACTTATAACAAGAATAAGACTACTTTTAAAAAAATACGTGACTCTATCACACAAAGTATTTTATTAAACCAAGGCAAATTACTGATCTCTGAGCCTACAGATCTTTTATCATCTATCATAGGAATTGATTCAGGACGTGAAATTTGGTTAGCAACAGGTGAATCACCAGAAGAAGCCCGAAAAAAAGCAGAGAATTACATATTAAAACATAAAAATTGGCAAATATTACCTGCAGATAAAAAAACACGAATAACATTATACCCAGATAGAGAATTATTGGCTAAAAATAATTTAAGTGTATCTACCCTATCACAGTTTATTGGTGCTTCATTATTTGGATCTATACAATCATCATTCTATTCAGAAGGAAGAGATGTTGATATCAAAGTACAATTAGATGAAAAGAATAGAGATTCAATACAGAAATTAAGAAATTTTAGCATATTTAATCAAGAGGGAATTAGATATAAATTAGAAGACCTAATTCAACTCAAAGAAGAAAATAGCCTGCCTTATCTGACGAGGTTTGATAGACAAGATGTTTCAGAAATTTTGTTTGCTGAAAAAACGACTAAAGAGCAAAAGGAATCTTTATATAATCTAAATTTTATTTCTGCTGGACAATCACTTATAAATGAAAATATATCAACTATTATTTTAGTGTTTTCTATATCATTACTACTTTTATATCTAACATTAGGAGCCCAATTTGAATCGTTTATTCTACCAATTATTTTATTACTAACCTTGCCTCTTGGTTTTACAGGGATTGCCTTTAGTCTATTTATAGGTAGAGCCAGTATAAATCTAAACTCAATTTTAGGTATATTAGTACTCATGGGAATTAGTGTTAATAATTCAATATTATTATATGAAACATTTATAGCACGATTCAAAGAAAGCAATAATATTTTGCAATCAATTTATATTGGTACAAAATCAAGAATTAGACCAATAATGATGACTATGCTAACAACAACTCTTGCATTATTACCAATGGTCATAGACCCAGCAGGAACAAATACCCAAAGTTCAATGGCATTAGCAATAATTGGAGGACTCTTAATATCTACGTTATTAAGTTTAATCGTGATACCACAGGTATTTTATAGATATGAAAATAGAAAAAATTCTTAA
- a CDS encoding efflux RND transporter periplasmic adaptor subunit gives MKKKCLYFFSLLMYISCSDANEKIPDANTVVKTQVSTIKTVEKEIIPTLTSFGSISFRSKADITSTVDGTLTKILVEEGDVVKKGQLLATLSNIQLKIRKDQAQSSLESAKSAVELAETKLYEGKLQIESRLVSLEKSQLQLKQKEREFEQIGKNLANQKELFAIGGATEEDIISLELSYSASETELLGLRKDLSIQMVGLRDEDILNYGYSVPEDQDTRIEILKDINTRTLLAELNVSKSQLNTAKTELQSAIELMQELNLKAPIDGIVGAKYLELGERVKADTKVFTVFDSTMVDISFPVPENKGILLTKGLKVEAVVDALDNSKYEASIRQISPMIDPQSGNITIKASLSNREGLFKPGMFSRVKVEYGNKRKAILVPESSIVQKKENNAVIFLTVNNHVFKKQVVLGEEFNGNIEIIDGIKKGDLIIDNPSPLLREGEEVEIN, from the coding sequence ATGAAAAAAAAATGCTTGTATTTTTTTTCTCTCTTAATGTATATATCTTGTTCTGACGCAAATGAAAAAATACCCGATGCCAATACTGTTGTAAAAACTCAGGTCAGTACAATTAAGACAGTAGAAAAAGAAATCATTCCTACATTAACCTCTTTTGGCAGTATATCCTTTCGTTCAAAAGCAGATATTACTTCAACAGTAGATGGAACATTAACAAAAATCCTTGTTGAAGAAGGAGATGTGGTGAAAAAAGGTCAGCTCCTTGCCACATTATCTAATATTCAACTTAAAATCAGAAAAGACCAAGCCCAATCTTCTCTTGAATCAGCAAAATCAGCAGTAGAACTCGCAGAGACGAAGCTCTATGAAGGTAAATTACAAATAGAATCCCGTTTAGTAAGCTTGGAAAAATCTCAACTACAGCTCAAGCAAAAGGAAAGAGAGTTCGAGCAAATAGGGAAAAATCTAGCTAATCAAAAAGAACTATTCGCTATTGGGGGAGCAACAGAAGAAGATATTATCTCATTAGAGCTGAGTTATAGCGCTTCAGAAACTGAACTACTAGGACTTAGAAAGGACTTATCCATACAAATGGTTGGTCTTAGAGATGAAGACATTCTTAATTATGGGTATTCAGTTCCAGAGGATCAGGATACACGTATTGAAATTCTTAAGGACATTAATACACGTACCTTACTAGCAGAACTTAATGTATCTAAATCCCAACTTAATACAGCAAAAACAGAACTACAGTCTGCAATAGAATTAATGCAAGAACTTAATTTGAAAGCTCCAATTGACGGTATTGTCGGCGCAAAATATTTGGAGTTGGGAGAAAGAGTCAAGGCAGATACAAAGGTATTTACAGTATTCGATTCTACAATGGTTGACATATCTTTTCCAGTACCAGAAAACAAAGGAATTTTACTAACAAAAGGATTAAAGGTAGAAGCAGTTGTTGATGCACTTGATAACTCGAAATATGAAGCATCTATAAGACAAATATCACCTATGATAGATCCCCAGTCCGGTAATATTACGATAAAAGCTTCCCTGTCGAATAGAGAGGGACTCTTCAAACCTGGCATGTTTTCGAGAGTCAAAGTTGAGTATGGAAATAAAAGAAAAGCTATCCTCGTTCCTGAATCATCTATTGTACAAAAAAAAGAAAATAATGCTGTGATCTTTTTGACAGTTAATAATCATGTTTTTAAGAAACAAGTTGTTTTAGGTGAAGAGTTTAATGGGAATATAGAAATTATTGATGGTATAAAGAAAGGAGATCTGATAATTGATAATCCCTCTCCCCTATTAAGGGAAGGAGAAGAAGTTGAAATCAATTAA